The Deinococcus budaensis genome contains the following window.
GGCGGACAACAGCCAGACGGCACGCGGCCACCAGACGCACGAGCGGGCGCACGGCGGCGGCACGGAAGTCCGCGACGGGGTGCGGACCCTGCGCGCCCTGCCGCTGGTGTCCCGCCAGCACGGCCTCGCGGGGGTAGCGGATGTGGTCGAGCTGTTGCCTGACGGCTCGCCCCGGCCCGTCGAGTACAAGTCCGGCAAGGCCAAACCCCGGCTGGCCGACGAGGTGCAGCTCTGCGCCCAGGCCCTTTGCCTGGAGGAGATGTTCGGCGCCGATATCCCCGAAGGCTTCATCTACCACGTCGCCAGCCGGGGGCGCCGGGAGGTGGCCTTCACGCTGGAGCTGCGCGGAGCTGTGCTGGACGCGCGGGACGGGGTGCGCGCCCTGCTGCGGGGCGGCGTCCTGCCCGCGCCCGCCGCCGACGACCGCTGCCGCTTGTGCAGCCTGTACGACGAGTGCGAGCCGTTCGCACCGCGTGACTTTCCGGCAGGGTACGACCCCTTCTCGACCCGGATGGATGGAGGCTCGTGAGGACGCTGCTCAATACCCTCTACGTGCAGACGCAGGGCAGCTACCTGCGTCTGGAAAATGACAACGTGCGGGTGGACGTGGAAGGCGCCCGCGTGGCGATGCTGCCCCTCCACCACCTCGACGGCGTGGTCGTGTTCGGCAACGTGCTGATCAGTCCGTACCTGATTCAGCGGCTGGGGCGCGAGCACAAGCCGGTCACCTGGCTCACCGAGTCGGGCCGCTTCACCGCCCGCACCGAGACGCCCATGAGCGGCAACGTGCTGCTGCGGGTGGCCCAGCACGCGGCCTCGGGCGACCCGGCCCGCACCCTGGCCGTGGCCCGCTATATCGCGGCGGGCAAGTT
Protein-coding sequences here:
- the cas4 gene encoding CRISPR-associated protein Cas4 produces the protein MDDPVSLSALQHFVFCPRQCALIHVEGVWADNSQTARGHQTHERAHGGGTEVRDGVRTLRALPLVSRQHGLAGVADVVELLPDGSPRPVEYKSGKAKPRLADEVQLCAQALCLEEMFGADIPEGFIYHVASRGRREVAFTLELRGAVLDARDGVRALLRGGVLPAPAADDRCRLCSLYDECEPFAPRDFPAGYDPFSTRMDGGS